A single genomic interval of Cupriavidus sp. MP-37 harbors:
- the livH gene encoding high-affinity branched-chain amino acid ABC transporter permease LivH translates to MNEFLPQFTQQLVNGLTLGAIYALIAIGYTMVYGIIGMINFAHGEIYMIGAYVGLVTLTAIGAQAGYPLPLVLGAALLVSVLVTGVYGYAVERVAYRPLRGGPRLVPLISAIGMSIFLQNYVQIGQGARDVSVPVLISGAIEFQMGGDFTVTVPYSRLLIVGVTLALMVALTLFIGRSRMGRACRACAEDMRMANLLGIDTNKVISFTFVLGAMLAAVGGVLIGLTIGKLNPFIGFIAGIKAFTAAVLGGIGSIPGAMLGGVLLGLAETFASGYMPAEYKDVVAFSLLVLVLLFRPTGLLGKPDVEKV, encoded by the coding sequence ATGAATGAATTCCTTCCACAGTTCACCCAGCAGCTGGTCAACGGCCTGACGCTGGGTGCGATCTATGCGCTGATCGCCATCGGCTACACAATGGTCTACGGCATCATCGGCATGATCAATTTCGCGCACGGCGAGATTTACATGATCGGTGCCTATGTCGGCCTGGTCACGCTCACCGCCATTGGCGCCCAGGCGGGCTACCCCCTGCCGCTGGTGCTCGGCGCCGCCTTGCTGGTGTCGGTGCTGGTCACCGGCGTCTACGGCTATGCGGTCGAGCGGGTGGCATACCGCCCCTTGCGCGGCGGGCCGCGGCTGGTGCCGCTGATCTCGGCGATCGGCATGTCGATCTTCCTGCAGAACTATGTCCAGATCGGGCAGGGCGCGCGCGATGTATCGGTGCCGGTGCTGATCTCGGGCGCGATCGAGTTCCAGATGGGCGGCGACTTCACCGTCACGGTGCCGTACTCGCGCCTGCTGATCGTCGGCGTGACGCTGGCGCTGATGGTGGCGCTGACGCTGTTCATCGGCCGCTCGCGCATGGGCCGCGCCTGCCGCGCCTGCGCCGAGGACATGCGCATGGCCAACCTGCTCGGCATCGACACCAACAAGGTGATCTCGTTCACCTTCGTGCTGGGCGCGATGCTGGCGGCGGTGGGCGGCGTGCTGATCGGGCTGACCATCGGCAAGCTCAATCCCTTCATCGGCTTCATTGCCGGCATCAAGGCCTTTACCGCGGCGGTGCTGGGCGGCATCGGCAGCATCCCGGGCGCGATGCTCGGCGGCGTGCTGCTGGGCCTGGCGGAAACCTTCGCCTCGGGCTACATGCCGGCCGAATACAAGGACGTGGTGGCCTTCAGCCTGCTGGTGCTGGTGCTGCTGTTCCGTCCGACCGGGCTGCTGGGCAAGCCCGATGTCGAAAAGGTCTGA
- a CDS encoding high-affinity branched-chain amino acid ABC transporter permease LivM has protein sequence MTNQVSAMSAGHAARGATPGQSLKNAITAAVMTAILTIPILGLQLKLEGYKVVLEPHWRPVWLAVAAVFLFQLFKPVLSRAGSAVRLPALPQLGAQQQRVAVWVLLAVGLVWPFFGSRGAVDVATLALIYVILGLGLNIVVGYAGLLDLGYVGFYAVGGYTYALLNQYFGLTFWECLPIAAAMSAGFGFLLGFPVLRLRGDYLAIVTLGFGEIIRLLLNNLTSLTGGPDGVSGIPKPSVFGVEMARSASVEGTRTFHELIGLDYASQHMVIFLYLIALLLVGFTLFVTSRLIRMPMGRAWEALREDEIACRSLGLNPTRIKLSAFTLGASFAGLGGAFFAARQGLVNPESFTFIESALVLAVVVLGGMGSQLGVILAAILLTVLPEVARGFAEYRMLIFGLVMVLMMMWRPQGLLPASRPHVELPR, from the coding sequence ATGACCAACCAAGTTTCCGCGATGTCCGCCGGACACGCCGCGCGCGGCGCCACGCCGGGCCAGTCGCTCAAGAACGCGATCACGGCGGCGGTGATGACCGCCATCCTGACCATCCCCATCCTCGGCCTGCAGCTCAAGCTGGAAGGCTACAAGGTGGTGCTGGAACCGCACTGGCGGCCGGTGTGGCTGGCGGTGGCGGCGGTGTTCCTGTTCCAGTTGTTCAAGCCGGTGCTGTCGCGCGCCGGCAGCGCGGTGCGCCTGCCGGCGCTGCCGCAGCTGGGCGCGCAGCAGCAGCGCGTGGCGGTGTGGGTGCTGCTGGCGGTCGGGCTGGTGTGGCCGTTCTTCGGCTCGCGCGGCGCGGTCGACGTGGCCACGCTGGCGCTGATCTACGTGATCCTGGGTCTGGGCCTGAATATCGTGGTGGGCTATGCCGGCCTGCTCGACCTGGGCTATGTCGGCTTCTATGCGGTGGGCGGCTATACCTACGCGCTGCTGAACCAGTACTTCGGCCTGACCTTCTGGGAATGCCTGCCGATCGCCGCGGCGATGTCGGCGGGCTTCGGCTTCCTGCTCGGCTTCCCGGTGCTGCGCCTGCGCGGCGACTACCTCGCGATCGTCACGCTCGGCTTCGGCGAGATCATCCGCCTGCTGCTGAACAACCTGACCAGCCTGACCGGCGGCCCGGACGGCGTCTCGGGCATTCCCAAGCCCAGCGTGTTCGGCGTCGAGATGGCGCGCAGCGCCAGCGTCGAGGGCACGCGCACCTTCCACGAGCTGATCGGCCTGGACTACGCCAGCCAGCACATGGTGATCTTCCTCTACCTGATCGCGCTGCTGCTGGTCGGCTTCACGCTGTTCGTGACCAGCCGGCTGATCCGCATGCCGATGGGCCGCGCCTGGGAGGCGCTGCGCGAGGACGAGATCGCCTGCCGTTCGCTGGGCCTGAACCCGACCCGCATCAAGCTGTCGGCGTTCACGCTGGGCGCATCGTTCGCCGGCCTGGGCGGCGCGTTCTTCGCGGCGCGCCAGGGCCTGGTCAATCCGGAATCGTTCACCTTCATCGAATCGGCGCTGGTGCTGGCCGTGGTGGTGCTGGGCGGCATGGGCTCGCAGCTGGGCGTGATCCTGGCGGCGATCCTGCTGACGGTGCTGCCCGAAGTGGCGCGCGGCTTTGCCGAATATCGCATGCTGATCTTCGGCCTGGTGATGGTGCTGATGATGATGTGGCGTCCGCAGGGCCTGCTGCCCGCGAGCCGCCCGCACGTGGAGCTTCCCCGATGA
- the livG gene encoding high-affinity branched-chain amino acid ABC transporter ATP-binding protein LivG, giving the protein MHATAELLKVSGLQMRFGGLLAVDGIDFDVRKDEVFAIIGPNGAGKTTVFNCVGGFYKPTAGDVTLDGHAIAGLPSHMVARKGLVRTFQNIRLFRNLTVVENLLVAQHLQVQSGILRGLFATPAYRRAERDALQRAAQWLERMGLTSVANREAGTLSYGHQRRLEIARCMITQPRLLMLDEPAAGLNPQEKIELQQLIDQLRREFGIAVLLIEHDMSLVMGVSDRILVMEHGKPIVIGKPDEVRNDPRVIKAYLGED; this is encoded by the coding sequence ATGCATGCAACGGCAGAACTGCTGAAGGTGTCGGGCCTGCAGATGCGCTTCGGCGGCCTGCTGGCCGTCGACGGCATCGATTTCGATGTGCGCAAGGACGAGGTCTTTGCCATCATCGGCCCGAACGGCGCCGGCAAGACCACGGTGTTCAACTGCGTCGGCGGCTTCTACAAGCCGACCGCGGGCGACGTGACGCTCGACGGCCATGCCATCGCCGGCCTGCCGAGCCATATGGTGGCGCGCAAGGGCCTGGTGCGCACGTTCCAGAACATCCGCCTGTTCAGGAACCTGACCGTGGTCGAGAACCTGCTGGTGGCGCAGCACCTGCAGGTGCAGTCCGGCATCCTGCGCGGCCTGTTTGCAACCCCGGCCTACCGCCGCGCCGAGCGCGACGCGCTGCAGCGCGCCGCGCAGTGGCTGGAGCGCATGGGCCTGACCAGCGTCGCCAACCGCGAGGCCGGCACGCTTTCCTACGGCCACCAGCGCCGGCTCGAGATTGCGCGCTGCATGATCACCCAGCCGCGCCTGCTGATGCTGGACGAGCCCGCCGCCGGCCTCAACCCGCAGGAGAAGATCGAGCTGCAGCAGCTGATCGACCAGCTGCGGCGCGAGTTCGGCATTGCCGTGCTGCTGATCGAGCACGACATGAGCCTGGTGATGGGCGTGTCCGACCGCATCCTGGTGATGGAGCACGGCAAGCCCATCGTGATCGGCAAGCCCGACGAAGTGCGCAACGACCCGCGCGTGATCAAGGCCTACCTGGGAGAGGACTGA
- a CDS encoding ABC transporter ATP-binding protein, with translation MLKLEQVHTHYGAVEALSGVSIEVNKGEIVTLIGSNGAGKTTLMMTVCGTPRASSGRVLFEGQDITHRSTHEIMRLGMAISPEGRRVFPSLTVLENLKMGAFFAKRDEIEAGIEHVFKLFPRLNQRAGQRAGTMSGGEQQMLAIGRALMSRPRLLLLDEPTLGLAPLIIAQIFDIIRTIRDEGVTVFLVEQNANKALQVADRGYVLETGKVVLADTGANLLANDRIKAAYLGG, from the coding sequence ATGCTGAAGCTGGAACAGGTCCATACCCACTACGGCGCCGTCGAGGCGCTGTCGGGCGTATCGATCGAAGTCAACAAGGGGGAGATCGTCACCCTGATCGGCAGCAACGGCGCCGGCAAGACGACGCTGATGATGACCGTGTGCGGCACGCCGCGCGCGTCGAGCGGGCGCGTGCTGTTCGAAGGGCAGGACATTACCCATCGCTCGACCCACGAGATCATGCGCCTGGGCATGGCGATCTCGCCCGAGGGCCGGCGCGTGTTCCCGAGCCTGACGGTGCTGGAAAACCTGAAGATGGGCGCGTTCTTCGCGAAGCGCGACGAGATCGAGGCCGGCATCGAGCACGTGTTCAAGCTGTTCCCGCGCCTGAACCAGCGCGCGGGCCAGCGCGCCGGCACCATGTCGGGCGGCGAGCAGCAGATGCTGGCGATCGGCCGCGCGCTGATGAGCCGGCCGCGCCTGCTGCTGCTGGACGAGCCCACGCTGGGCCTGGCGCCGCTGATCATCGCGCAGATCTTCGACATCATCCGCACCATCCGTGACGAAGGCGTCACCGTGTTCCTGGTCGAGCAGAACGCCAACAAGGCGCTGCAGGTGGCGGACCGGGGCTATGTGCTGGAAACCGGCAAGGTGGTGCTGGCCGATACCGGCGCCAACCTGCTGGCCAACGACCGGATCAAGGCCGCCTACCTCGGCGGCTGA
- the leuC gene encoding 3-isopropylmalate dehydratase large subunit, with translation MAKTLYDKLWDDHTVHVEEDGTTLLYIDRHLLHEVTSPQAFEGLKLAERPVWRVSANLAVSDHNVPTTDRSQGIADPVSKLQVDTLDANCDSYGITQFKMNDHRQGIVHVIGPEQGATLPGMTVVCGDSHTSTHGAFGALAHGIGTSEVEHVLATQTLLGKKAKNMLVKVEGKLPRGCTAKDIVLAVIGKIGTAGGTGYTIEFAGSAIRDLTMEGRMTVCNMAIEAGARAGLVAVDEVTLEYVKGRPYAPQGVEWEQAVAYWRTLHSDAGAKFDQVVELRAEDVRPQVTWGTSPEMVISIEDRVPDPEKEKDPNKRNAMERALEYMGLQPNVPVESISIDKVFIGSCTNSRIEDMRAAAWVVQKLGRKVASNVKLAMVVPGSGLVKEQAEREGLDQVFKAAGFEWREPGCSMCLAMNADRLDPGERCASTSNRNFEGRQGAGGRTHLVSPAMAAAAAIEGHFVDIRKLG, from the coding sequence ATGGCCAAGACGCTCTACGACAAACTCTGGGATGACCACACCGTCCACGTCGAGGAAGACGGCACCACGCTGCTCTACATCGACCGCCACCTGCTGCACGAAGTGACCAGCCCGCAGGCGTTCGAGGGCCTGAAGCTGGCAGAGCGTCCGGTGTGGCGCGTCAGCGCCAACCTGGCGGTGTCGGACCACAACGTGCCGACCACGGACCGCAGCCAGGGCATTGCCGATCCGGTGTCGAAGCTGCAGGTCGATACGCTCGATGCCAACTGCGACAGCTACGGCATCACCCAGTTCAAGATGAACGACCACCGCCAGGGCATCGTGCACGTGATCGGGCCCGAGCAGGGCGCGACGCTGCCGGGCATGACGGTGGTGTGCGGCGACTCGCATACCAGCACCCACGGCGCCTTCGGCGCGCTGGCGCACGGCATCGGCACCTCGGAAGTCGAGCACGTGCTGGCCACGCAGACGCTGCTGGGCAAGAAGGCCAAGAACATGCTGGTCAAGGTGGAAGGCAAGCTGCCGCGCGGCTGCACCGCCAAGGACATCGTGCTGGCCGTGATCGGCAAGATCGGCACCGCCGGCGGCACCGGCTACACCATCGAGTTCGCCGGCTCTGCCATCCGCGACCTGACCATGGAAGGCCGCATGACGGTCTGCAACATGGCCATCGAAGCGGGCGCACGCGCCGGCCTGGTGGCGGTGGACGAGGTCACGCTGGAATACGTCAAGGGCCGTCCGTATGCGCCGCAGGGCGTGGAGTGGGAGCAGGCCGTGGCCTACTGGCGCACGCTGCATTCCGATGCCGGCGCAAAGTTCGACCAGGTGGTCGAGCTGCGCGCGGAGGACGTGCGCCCGCAGGTGACCTGGGGCACCTCGCCGGAAATGGTCATCAGCATCGAAGACCGCGTGCCGGATCCAGAGAAGGAAAAGGATCCGAACAAGCGCAACGCCATGGAGCGGGCGCTGGAATACATGGGCCTGCAGCCCAACGTGCCGGTCGAGAGCATCAGCATCGACAAGGTCTTCATCGGTTCGTGCACCAACAGCCGCATCGAGGACATGCGCGCCGCCGCGTGGGTGGTGCAGAAGCTGGGCCGCAAGGTTGCGTCGAACGTCAAGCTGGCGATGGTGGTGCCGGGCTCGGGCCTGGTCAAGGAACAGGCCGAGCGCGAAGGGCTGGACCAGGTCTTCAAGGCCGCCGGCTTTGAATGGCGCGAGCCCGGCTGCTCGATGTGCCTGGCGATGAATGCCGACCGCCTCGATCCGGGCGAGCGCTGCGCCTCGACCTCGAACCGCAACTTCGAAGGCCGCCAGGGCGCGGGCGGGCGCACCCACCTGGTGAGCCCGGCGATGGCCGCCGCCGCTGCCATCGAGGGCCATTTCGTCGATATCCGCAAGCTGGGCTGA
- the leuD gene encoding 3-isopropylmalate dehydratase small subunit, with the protein MEKFTVHSGLVAPLDRENVDTDAIIPKQFLKSIKRTGFGPNLFDEWRYKDVGEPGMDNSKRPLNPDFVLNQPRYQGASILLARRNFGCGSSREHAPWALTQYGFRAVIAPSFADIFFNNCYKNGLLPVVLSEQQVDHLFNETNAFNGYQLTIDLDKQVVLTPSGQGYEFDIAPFRKYCMLNGFDDIGLTLRHADKIKAFEAERVAKMPWLNNRLVG; encoded by the coding sequence ATGGAAAAGTTCACCGTACACAGCGGCCTGGTCGCGCCGCTCGACCGCGAGAACGTCGACACCGACGCCATCATCCCGAAGCAGTTCCTGAAGTCGATCAAGCGCACCGGCTTCGGCCCCAACCTGTTCGACGAGTGGCGCTACAAGGATGTGGGCGAGCCCGGCATGGACAACAGCAAGCGTCCGCTGAACCCGGACTTCGTGCTGAACCAGCCGCGCTACCAGGGCGCGTCGATCCTGCTGGCGCGCCGCAACTTCGGCTGCGGCAGCTCGCGCGAGCACGCGCCGTGGGCGCTGACGCAATACGGCTTCCGCGCCGTGATCGCGCCCAGCTTCGCCGACATCTTCTTCAACAACTGCTACAAGAACGGCCTGCTGCCGGTGGTGCTGAGCGAGCAGCAGGTCGACCACCTGTTCAACGAGACCAACGCGTTCAACGGCTACCAGCTCACCATCGACCTGGACAAGCAGGTGGTGCTGACGCCGTCGGGGCAGGGCTATGAATTCGACATCGCCCCGTTCCGCAAGTACTGCATGCTGAACGGCTTCGACGATATCGGCCTGACCCTGCGCCATGCCGACAAGATCAAGGCCTTCGAGGCCGAGCGCGTGGCGAAGATGCCGTGGCTGAACAACCGCCTGGTCGGATAA
- the leuB gene encoding 3-isopropylmalate dehydrogenase: MKIAVLPGDGIGPEIVAEAVKVLNALDEKFELETAPVGGAGYEAEGHPLPENTLKLAKEADAILFGAVGDWKYDSLERALRPEQAILGLRKHLQLFANFRPAICYPELTGASSLKPELVAGLDILIVRELNGDIYFGQPRGLREAPDGLFQGAREAFDTMRYSEPEIRRIAHVAFQAAAKRGKKLCSVDKANVLETFQFWKDIVIDVSKEYPEVELSHMYVDNAAMQLVKAPKSFDVIVTGNMFGDILSDEAAMLTGSIGMLPSASLDANNKGLYEPSHGSAPDIAGKGIANPLATILSAAMMLRYSLNKAEQADRIENAVKKVLAQGYRTGDILTPGCKQVGTREMGEAVLAAL; encoded by the coding sequence ATGAAGATCGCAGTCCTGCCGGGTGACGGCATCGGTCCTGAAATCGTTGCGGAGGCCGTCAAGGTCCTGAACGCGCTCGACGAGAAGTTCGAACTGGAAACCGCGCCGGTGGGCGGCGCCGGCTACGAGGCCGAAGGCCATCCGCTGCCGGAAAACACGCTCAAGCTGGCCAAGGAAGCCGACGCCATCCTGTTCGGCGCCGTCGGCGACTGGAAGTACGACAGCCTGGAGCGCGCGCTGCGCCCCGAGCAGGCCATCCTGGGCCTGCGCAAGCACCTGCAGCTGTTCGCCAACTTCCGACCGGCGATCTGCTATCCGGAACTGACCGGCGCCTCGAGCCTGAAGCCCGAGCTGGTGGCCGGCCTCGACATCCTGATCGTGCGCGAACTGAACGGCGACATCTACTTCGGCCAGCCGCGCGGCCTGCGCGAAGCGCCGGACGGCCTGTTCCAGGGCGCGCGCGAAGCCTTCGACACCATGCGCTACAGCGAGCCGGAAATCCGCCGCATCGCGCATGTGGCGTTCCAGGCCGCGGCCAAGCGCGGCAAGAAGCTGTGCAGCGTCGACAAGGCCAACGTGCTCGAGACCTTCCAGTTCTGGAAGGACATCGTGATCGACGTCAGCAAGGAATATCCGGAAGTCGAGCTGTCGCACATGTACGTCGACAACGCCGCGATGCAGCTGGTCAAGGCGCCCAAGAGCTTCGACGTGATCGTCACCGGCAATATGTTCGGCGACATCCTGTCGGACGAAGCCGCGATGCTGACCGGCTCGATCGGCATGCTGCCGTCGGCGTCGCTCGATGCCAACAACAAGGGCCTGTACGAGCCCTCGCACGGCTCGGCGCCGGACATCGCCGGCAAGGGTATCGCCAATCCGCTGGCGACCATCCTGTCGGCGGCGATGATGCTGCGCTACTCGCTGAACAAGGCCGAGCAGGCCGACCGCATCGAGAACGCCGTCAAGAAGGTGCTGGCCCAGGGCTACCGCACCGGCGACATCCTGACGCCGGGCTGCAAGCAGGTCGGCACCCGCGAGATGGGTGAAGCGGTGCTGGCGGCACTGTAA
- the asd gene encoding aspartate-semialdehyde dehydrogenase: MIVGLVGWRGMVGSVLMQRMQEERDFDHIEPVFFSTSNAGGKAPAMAKNETTLKDANDIEALKKCDVVLTAQGGDYTNEVFPKLRAAGWKGYWIDAASSLRMKDDAIIVLDPVNQGVIKDALSKGVKNFIGGNCTVSCMLMGLGGLFQADLIEWMTSMTYQAASGGGAQHMRELLTQFGTLNASVKPLLDNPASAILEIDRQILSTQHGLSAEETRQFGVPLAGNLIPWIDKDLGNGQSKEEWKGGAETNKILGRGEGFLGATGATPISVDGLCVRIGAMRCHSQALTIKLRRDVPLDEIEGMLAAHNPWAKVVPNTREASMTDLTPAAVTGTLTIPVGRLRKMQMGGEYLSAFTVGDQLLWGAAEPLRRMLRILIES, translated from the coding sequence ATGATTGTAGGTCTCGTCGGTTGGCGGGGAATGGTCGGCAGCGTCCTGATGCAGCGCATGCAGGAAGAGCGTGATTTCGACCATATCGAGCCCGTCTTCTTCAGCACGTCCAACGCCGGCGGCAAGGCGCCCGCCATGGCCAAGAACGAAACCACGCTCAAGGATGCCAACGACATCGAGGCACTGAAGAAGTGCGACGTGGTGCTGACCGCCCAGGGCGGCGACTACACCAACGAGGTCTTCCCCAAGCTGCGCGCGGCGGGCTGGAAGGGCTACTGGATCGACGCGGCATCGTCGCTGCGGATGAAGGACGATGCCATCATCGTGCTTGATCCGGTCAACCAGGGTGTGATCAAGGACGCGCTGTCCAAGGGCGTCAAGAATTTCATCGGCGGCAACTGCACCGTCAGCTGCATGCTGATGGGCCTGGGCGGCCTGTTCCAGGCCGACCTGATCGAGTGGATGACCTCGATGACCTACCAGGCGGCCTCGGGCGGCGGCGCGCAGCACATGCGCGAACTGCTGACCCAGTTCGGCACGCTCAACGCGTCGGTCAAGCCGCTGCTGGACAACCCGGCGTCGGCCATCCTGGAGATCGATCGCCAGATCCTGTCGACCCAGCACGGCCTGTCGGCGGAAGAAACCAGGCAGTTCGGCGTGCCGCTGGCCGGCAACCTGATCCCCTGGATCGACAAGGACCTGGGCAACGGCCAGTCCAAGGAAGAGTGGAAGGGCGGCGCCGAGACCAACAAGATCCTGGGCCGCGGCGAGGGCTTCCTGGGCGCGACCGGCGCCACGCCGATCTCCGTCGACGGACTGTGCGTGCGCATCGGCGCGATGCGCTGCCACTCGCAGGCGCTGACCATCAAGCTGCGCCGCGATGTGCCGCTGGACGAGATCGAAGGCATGCTCGCCGCGCACAACCCGTGGGCCAAGGTGGTGCCGAATACGCGCGAAGCCAGCATGACCGACCTGACCCCCGCCGCCGTGACCGGCACGCTGACGATCCCGGTCGGCCGCCTGCGCAAGATGCAGATGGGCGGCGAGTACCTGTCGGCCTTCACCGTCGGCGACCAGCTGCTGTGGGGCGCGGCCGAACCGCTGCGCCGCATGCTGCGTATCCTGATCGAGTCCTGA